A single genomic interval of Eurosta solidaginis isolate ZX-2024a chromosome 3, ASM4086904v1, whole genome shotgun sequence harbors:
- the AIMP3 gene encoding eukaryotic translation elongation factor 1 epsilon-1 yields MCEIETITKIANSIGVPPGKLNLDSEKVITRTNNNKTVSGFATILNALAQESQSEIARNSSATREINAEVYQWIEFAVLYVVPCSKDKHISQQILRDFNKLLSSKSYLVGYSITLADLAVFYTIHNLMKSLTPIEKENYLNLSRWFDHLQHMPEIRQDGEVLNFSTIYLHGWATGTHV; encoded by the exons ATGTGTGAAAtagaaacaataacaaaaattgcaAATTCCATTGGTGTGCCGCCTGGAAAATTGAATCTTGATTCGGAAAAA gTCATCACACGCACTAACAATAACAAAACCGTATCGGGCTTCGCCACTATCCTCAATGCCTTGGCACAGGAGTCTCAGTCAGAGATAGCACGTAACAGTTCAGCTACGCGTGAAATCAATGCTGAGGTGTATCAGTGGATTGAGTTTGCAGTGTTGTATGTGGTGCCGTGTTCTAAAGACAAGCACATTTCGCAACAAATACTAAGAGACTTCAATAAACTGTTAAGTTCTAAATCCTACTTAGTGGGATATTCTATAACGCTAGCAGATCTAGCTGTATTTTATACCATCCACAATTTAATG aaatctctCACGCCTATTGAAAAGGAAAACTACTTGAATTTATCGCGGTGGTTTGATCATCTTCAACACATGCCGGAGATACGCCAAGACGGAGAAgtattaaatttttcaacaatctATCTACACGGTTGGGCAACAGGCACTCATGTATAA